The Choristoneura fumiferana chromosome Z, NRCan_CFum_1, whole genome shotgun sequence DNA window aaggctatCCACCCAGACCGGTCTTgggctttccgcatccaccgcgatcctgcgatcttaaccaggtgaataggtaataataaatcCTTATTAATCgaaattaataagtatttattgtttttctaaTGAAACGACATTGATGTATGTCCAAAATCTGGAATAGTAGAAAAAGACCATGAATTTCATGAtgaaaatcccggaatttaattCAAATGTCAGATTAAAATGTCTTGATTATACTTACATGGGGTTATAATCGGAACATCCCCCGAATTCTGGTTGCAAACGACAGAAGACGTTCGGATAATGGTATTCATCTATAGGCTTCTTACCAGGATCTGAATAAACATTTAAACagaataagaaaacaaaaaaatacgagtACTACCTTAAAAAAATCAGGTATGTGCAAAGCAGACGCGCGCGCTGGCACACTCGAAGTTTGTACTGCATCAtctttgacgaccagatggccaagtggttagagaacttgactacgaagcttgaggttccgggttcgattcccggccggggcagatatttgtatgaaaaatacgaatgtttgttctcggacctagggtgtttaatatgtattaaagtaagtatctatacaatacaatacaatacaatacaaagactctttattgtacaccagacatagtaagcgatacagaaaacagatacacagagaaaaaattacaaggtgagcaatattATCGAAGAGCATCTTTTCCTATGcaacttttttacaaaataatggaAGTACTAGTTTATACATGTGGTATAAAGAATAGGCAATTACAGGAAAATTTAAACGTAGACAcgaaatacatctacgaatacatacataattatatcgtacatataatatacgtctaaataaatataggcagtgagataaacagcaacaaataaataaataaattatcataaagctaatctaagtatatctatctatgtaattatatttatccgttgcttagtacccataacacaagctttgctgagcttactttgggagtaggtcatttggtgtcaattgtcccgtgatatttatttatttatttatcatcaccGTCATCTCAGTCcaaatatatatacgtccccctgctgggcacaggcctcctctcagaatgagagggcatggaccgtagttcccacgcgggtccagtgcggattgggagcttcacacacaccattgaattgcttcgcaggtttgtgcaggtttcctcacgatgttttccttcaccgtaaagcttgtggtaaatttcaaatgtaatttcggacatgaatttcaaaaaactcagaggtgcgagtccggGTTTGAAACCCACGCTATAAGTCAATCTATTAGGCCACCAGGGCTCAATAGCACCACCACCATTATATTTCTCTAATACCACTTCTGTAATTCTAATATTACTTTCTGCACGTAAAGTAGGAGCGGGTTCAAATCCCGCCCGGCGTtcgaaaaatctttttcattttaatagttatttgtgcaacaagagaacaaagttgttttttggtgcgagtgttgaatttgaatcccgTGCAAGAggaggattctataattgaatcacgagcgtagcgagtgattctaggttagaatcctgagagcagtgagggattcaaacacacgagatacaaaaaactttggtctcgtgtgacacatacaacttttcacctcagcagcgagaacataggttagaataaaatcacatatacttacccatttacaaaacaaacaatataaaaatatataaataatacgattattaaaaaacaaatataataatcacatttagaaacctttactcaaaaatggtacgtacagtcgccattaccTCTTTAAAAGTCACTAAAAAGACaatgatcaaaagtctccggcaagtagagaggttttgatTTCGGAACGAAAAATtgtccagtaggtacgatacaaatctcatattcataacatgcattgtaatttgaacttaaaactgcgtacttgtaaaatatgtcatatttattatacctactacaaaaatcctcatctttgggtcattaaaaaggttgaaaaataaacgtgtaaattattataaatgttattaaacctttaaatatggatttattaggatttatattaaataaacataaatagatttagttgcaaattcattcaatttacgTATACGGAACGCTaggttctaaaaaaaaacaagagcagcggctatcgtgcaacgaggttgcatactgtattaaaagagtgggaaaattttgccatattggaaatatttcttttttatgtaatttattatagatatatttttaatacttacctactataaatttaacttaacattgtaatcaacacatctgatcctatctctcgctattttcgtgttgaagtgaaagtgccagatcaaagtgaagttcaaatatttttaattcagtgagtagacccagcactgtctagaatttaaaaaataataattaaatggtTACTTTCGTCTCACGGAGTAAGCAAAacgcgattttgctcactggattctcatagcaaaacctggctgtttgaggtgctgaggtgaaaaatatctTAGATTTCGTTCAACAAACGTTTTGCTTAAAAACAAGTCATAATTCATACTTTTATGACTTGGATAGCAAAACTATGAAAAGTTTTAATCAACCaaacaaatatacttacatatatacatagatacagtcgagtgcaaaaatatgcacttatctaacccttcaaaaatatgtaccacagactcttattccgacgtaataattAAGGCcatggtaaaatatttttaacggttcgaatagatacatatttttgcacttgactgtaccatattGGCTTGAGAAATCTTCTTTTCCGAGGTATAGTAGCTTTTCATAATGCATAgtcgttttatttacttaaaattactagtaggtaggtacttcgaGTCAATACCTTTACATGTTTGCCGACAATCCTTCATGTttaagaaaatattcctttgGTTTCCCCCACAACCGCCAAATACAAACTGCTTGCATTCTTCCGCCTTGACATCGTAATAGTAcctgttattaataaatgttataattttatgaAACTTAGTTGCCATGGCTTCGTTATgaagaaattttgaaaattcgCTAAATTTTTACAGGGCTCTTCCCGATGACCTAATTTTGAGCAAAACCTAAGAACGCTTCAGGAATGCCTGTCCAAAACCTGTACCTACAAATTAGAAGATAATCAAGAAATACCTTCACCGTACcatgacattattatttttatcatcatcaccatcaggcTATATTTCGCAGTCCATTTCTGGACATAGACCATATTTCTGGAAATAGAAGGACCACTTTTATAGATAATTTAAGGATCTATAacaaagcacaagaccggtctgagtggagagccttgggggaggcctatgtccagcagtggacgtctttcggctgacatgatgatgatgatgatgaaggatctataatttttgcctaggctactttttgataaaacttaccgttttcgaaaaaaaacaattcagctttgtcggaatttatgtaaattgaaattttgaacattaaactaccgtgagactcatattaaatatattgacccggataactcacgtcttaaatcgagtttagcccgacatgttcgGGCTAATCCATAGCCCCCCTCTTTGGAGCAATGCGActtggcggctgctgcaacacgcgcactgcgcgccgcggTTCTGTGTCTCACGCCCGAAACATGttgggctaaactcgatttaagacgtgagttatccgggtcaatatattgaatgtaaattgaaatgtctatattgACCGGAGTATAACTCCACCGGTTGTTaaggtttatttattactagcttttgcccgcggcttggccagcgtggaatccggttatcAAGCGcttccttcgggaactgtgcatttttccgtgataaaaagtagcctatgtcactctcgggcctataaactatctctacgccaaaaatcacgtcgatccgtcggtCCGTTTCGGcatgtttcgacgtgaaagacggagaaacatacaaacacacatactttcgcatttataatataagtatggattgatattactattcttttttttcagtttttagttTCTCTTGAAAGTTGTTTTATgctttacgccctttgagccccaaggtatcaatatatacgagtacatacctgGTACTCCCGATTCCGTCATTGAGACAATCGTATCCATTGGGTTGAAATTTGCAAAATATGTCCCAGTCGTAATTATCCAGGCTGGGAGTAGCTgtatgtattaaataatttaacgtaACTTAAATGTTAACAATATTATacttacaattattaaattattaggtATGTATGTGGATGCCCGATCATAAATTTCGCTAGATCATGAAATTCACAAGCTTAATCATGAATCGCCACCATTTCATGATGAACAGTTTGTAATTTGGTTCCATTAAATTTCTGTGCAATTCCGAGTTGTTGTTTACGTGTTTTATATTATGCGATTTCAAAATaggatttaaattattaatcaaCGCTATTCAAtcaaatgtaggtatattaattaatCTTTGGAATTATAGTCTTGGGGCTTATAATTATTAACTCTACTTTTTTGGTTTTTGGAACTCTACTTAATCGATATAAATGTCAAAGCAAATCATAGAACGATGAGCTTGGAACGATATGACGGGTTGGCGTGGCCAAATCATTAAGTAGCGTTTCATAATTTCATAATCCGATGGATATTAACTACGATCGGGCGACAACATGTAAAATGTTCCAAATCACTAATTATTCTCCAGatcattaagttttaaataaattcaaatctcACTCGACGGTGGTATCGTCCGTGCAGTTGGTTCCGTAAACTCCGTTGTTGTTGTTGCATTTATTATTGGTTCTTCTGTAGCAGTCAAATTCGGCTTAACAAtcttaacattaaaaataattgtaatgcTACAGAAACAAACCACCAAGGATAACATAATTTCTATGATTACGTGCAGTTCACCAACAGGTATGCAGAACTATTTGTTCCGAGTAAATCGAGTAGGCCATTCAAGcaaatcaatttttatttcgCATCAGATAAAACGTTATATTGCCAACTTACATAAAACGAAGAAAATGTTACTGATATCGATTTATTTAACGCGACCCGCCACAGCTGAAAGTTCCTGGATAGCGCTCTCCAGAGCTTGCTTCTCAAACTCGGGTGTAATGGATTTCCTCACGTTTTCCAAGATCCATCCTATCATCCATTTTTGGTGGATGCGAGCGACCGCCTGGTACCGCTTGATGTGGTAGTCCATGCGGCCACGGACCGCCCGGTACACCAGCATGGCTCTCTCGCGATACACCGCTTCTATCTGCATGAGGACGTTTTCTTTTTTCGCATCCATCAACATTTTTTGGCCCTGAGCACGATTTTGAGCTTCTTTAGCCCCTTTAATAGTTGCTTCAAAGAAAGCCATTTCATCTTTTCTACCTTTTTCCCATTCAGTGGTAACAGCATCAACTTCCTTATCTAGAGAAGCTCCTATATCTTTTCCGAAGGTCTTCGTAACATAAATAATGACGACAAGAGCAGACAGTCCTAAGTAGAATTCGTGTTCCATAACGTATATTTCTTTACTCACCAAGTAGTTTGAGagattgaataataatatgtaaggGCCGGTGACACCAGTCTTGTTATGAAAGAATGTGAACCACTCATCGGGAAGGAATCCCAAGCGGACTGCACCGGACCTATCTGCACGTTTGAGTTCTCCCGTTTTCCCTCCTGAACCAGCTGCTCCTTTGGCTCCTCCCTTACCGCACGGGGTGCCAGCTCCTTTTTTGCCCTTTGAGCCTGGACATGTCTTAGTATGGGCACACAGCACCTTGGGCACGAGTTCTCTTACGTTAACAGAAGAAATTATGGGACGTATGATCATCATTATGTAAAAAACTTAACTAATTTagagattaaattaaattgtattcaGACGGACGTTGAGCAGTAAAGATTAAAAATTGACAAGTTGTCAAATATctttttaatgtatttcaaagagtataagtacctatatagaaaatgtattttaatacttACACTTGACTTACACAAAGTCTAAAGGTAACGTCGAAATCGTAACGCAACTTTTTGCTTTATATAATATGCttaaaggtaataaaaagtAACAATATCCAACTCGGCCTTGAAAGAATAGATACAACTTTTATCCCggtgaatttaaaatttggtaaacGAATAAGTAAGATACTTGTATTTAATAtgtttcttataaaaaaaaagttactgacTAAAACCTCTATCCAACAGAAGTTATCGCAATCAGAAAAATTATGAAACAATTTTGTTATgaggtgttcccttctttcacagacagaaatttcacagaatttcgtttcgcagaaaatgtttcatataatatttagtccttgtatttttacttcgaatattattgtttcgattactatttacttgaatgaaacatatttcatgaaaaataattcaatgaattttatactgaaattattttatttcacaattgtttcaaacaatagaatatttttttaaagaatattttttttcgatttatttattcacaaattTTGTTTcaactaaaatgtaaaaatagttATGATGTCCATAATTCAATAAAAGTTATCACATGTTAATATAGTAATTATATGTACGTTAGATTTGGTTAGATTAGagctgtgaccccaccagaaagcgaaacgctaccagaaaagtaggttaggttaagttaaaactGAGACCCCTCGAgcaagcgaatcgctaccagaaaagtaggtttggttaggttagaactgtgaccctacCAGAAAACGAGTCGCTACcataaaagtaggttaggttagaactgtgacatCACCACTAAGCGAATCGCTACCTgaaaagaaggttaggttaggttaggtaagaactgtgaccacaccaGAAAGTGAATCGCTACCGTTATAGGAGGGTACCTATGCGTTTTGTCGCAGGTATGAATTAAAACGTTTAGAAACTACCAccacatgaaatgtttttcttcGTACTAAGTTTTATATCAACTAAATAagataagaataaagaatatttgatttattattctatgaaatgaataccttaataatgaattttatttgtaacaaaaatcaatgatacatatttcttcaaagtaagtgttccatgtattgattattctatgaaacaataatatgagaaaaaatgtctgctaaacgaaattctattaaaatgttgtctgcgaaacaacGTACAACCAAGTAACACAGATATCTTGCAACATAACTTTATAGAGTTCGCCACGATTGTCGCTGTTTGTATTCTTTTGTTCGTGGTTTTTAGTTTGTAGGTCTCGACCTAAGGTAAAACGCGGTTTTCCGATTTTGCCAAGCCATGCTGGATTTCCCAGGTACACCTCATAACCTCAATACACGGTTGTACGTTGTTTCGCagacattttaatagaattataGATTGTATCATAATAATCCATTTTTCCACGTTCAATAAAATTTTTGTCGCACTGTAGgcatattaaattgtttttcagGAGTAAAAAGTTTCATTGTATACGTACAAAATAGTACAAATACAAGTCATGAGGATTAGATTGCATTGAAACAACAtatattttatcataattatgtgattattatttattgttgtaattacataatttttttttagagttaattgttttaaatgtcatatttataaaattaaacaatatcaCAAATGACAAACAAACATTTGAAAATTCATGCAGTACACAAAATTAGCATAAAATTATATAGCGTCAGTGAAATATTGCATTAACATTGTGTAAATATCAACGATCAGAGATACAATTCAAAAAGCCATCGAGATTCATCCAGCCTGCTAAATTTCATAGATTACTTCCGTACAATCTTATGATAGAGATTGATCTAGTAGATGGCATCGAGAGAACCGAGCTATTTTCGAAAATATTgttcgattttttaaaaaatatcttaaaaacaacAATTGATTTCAAGCAGAGTTTTAGAGACGGTATTTGGCGGCGCGTAGTATGGGGTACTTATCACCAGTGCAGAGACCACGGAAGTCGTCCATGGACAGGTCCACGATCGACACTCCGCCGAGATTCTTAGACCTGTATACAAAAACACAATCAGCTCAATACAGTTTTTATTGGAAGAACAAAAAGAGTACCagtttatatttaatacctaaatTTACATTAACGATTATTATACACGTACAGGCATCGCCAAACATACCAAATCGGCCAACGGACAGTCAAAATCGGTCAAATAAATCGCAATAAGTCTTTATCGTAAAAGGTTGTTCTAAATCTCAGCgtatacttaagtacctactacaagaAATGTTTgagcaacaaaaaatacaatttaaaaagacCACGTTCCAATTTCACTACAACTTTGTTTTACAATGCACACCAATAGATAGCAAAACAATTCCCAGTCAGTACGcccacaaaataataattaaatttagtagTACCTAAATAGCAAAATCTCACAACTACGACAGAACAGAATACGGATCGTTAAGGCATTCCTCCTCCCCTCCTGCCTCCTGGCGTTTTGCCAATTGCATCAATACGGCTAACTGCTGTTTGTTATATGGACTTAATTTCTCTATTTGCGACAACCTGATTTGCACAATAATGATACCTGTACTGCTAATAGGGCTGTGACTGAATTTATCAACAACTCCACGTGAAACACatagtataaaaaaagaaaagtgtTTTTGTGTAATGTAAGCCAGAAATAAGAGCACATTCCCGTACGTAAGTAGCTCGTATTTCTCCGTGAGGGACGTAAAAATTTGTCGAGTGCTTAGGACTTCACTACATAATTCCCGATTAGGGTTTGCAATTGTATAAACGAAGATGACGAGCGTAGTGCTCTAGGGTTGCCGTACCTTATTAGCATATATATACGTTTGAAGAGTTGTGATAATGGTGTTCGTAAGTATGAAGAGCATTTATTGTGAGATAACAGTAGAGAGTGggcataattattatatctaagGTATTATAAACAGTAAGTAAATAGTGGTGTTTATTATAGAAagtatattagtaggattataaaAACCactttcaaataattaaattgggTTTACCATTAAGTATGTAATGACCAGAGGAGTTTAGATGTATCGAACACGGTTGGTTATTATAGTTAACAGCTTTTGCTGGGGCGATTTTATAGAAGTAGGTGATAGAGATACAAGCTCTTGATAATGCGAAGTTCAAGATAATCTAACGAAGATAGTCAAATGTCTAATACATACGAATCAGACTATTATAGAACCAATGAATATTGTACATTATTATCGACCAGAGTAGTCATAGTTTTGCTGAACCTAATTTGCGGCTCGAAGGGAAAAGCTTTGAGCCTGCTGAGCATCAATTTTCAAAGCTTGGCGTGTTGCTAAGCAAAAAGTGGCGCAGTTTGCCATCGTGCTACATTTTCTCCAGCGTAAGATTAAATATTCTGAGGGAAATATTGACTATTATTGGTGCGTTCCAGTAAAATACTCAATTAGATTTCATTTAGTTGAATTTATCAGCTAATCGTATTTGTTCCATGATTAAGGAAAAGTTTTTCAGCCgatatgcaaaaatatatctTGCTTGGGTCAGTATTATTGCATGCCGTCGTGTCAACCTTAATGCTTAACGTGGTATCTGAATGCAAATAATGGTAGTTGCTGTCGAGATTACGTTAAGTAACAACCACTTGTGGGTTAAACAAAAGGTTCTGTTCAGATATGCACACTTTCGTCGTGATGGTGTATATGTGGTGTTTTAATTAGTAATTGATGACTTACTTGACGTAGGTCGCTTTCTGTCCAGCAGTGTCGGGGTCTTCGTAGCTCACCCACAAACCACCCTCTCCGCTGTCGTCGGGAAGACGGAAGGCGTACGTTCCTGTAAACAGAACACTATCAAAACCAGCGGAGTTAAGCCTAAATTACGAGCAAGGACGCCCACAAGACGAGACGAAAACGTGTATTTTCACCATATTTCGCCAGTTAAATTTTGACGATTCGGA harbors:
- the LOC141436035 gene encoding doenitin-1-like, producing MLSLVVCFCSITIIFNVKIVKPNLTATEEPIINATTTTEFTEPTARTIPPSTTPSLDNYDWDIFCKFQPNGYDCLNDGIGSTRYYYDVKAEECKQFVFGGCGGNQRNIFLNMKDCRQTCKDPGKKPIDEYHYPNVFCRLQPEFGGCSDYNPMFYFSVTHRKCVGFSYSGCGGNQNKFVSQNLCHQVCEDTTNAYGKQVDSYLKYIPDHFE
- the LOC141436024 gene encoding ATP synthase subunit b, mitochondrial-like encodes the protein MMIIRPIISSVNVRELVPKVLCAHTKTCPGSKGKKGAGTPCGKGGAKGAAGSGGKTGELKRADRSGAVRLGFLPDEWFTFFHNKTGVTGPYILLFNLSNYLVSKEIYVMEHEFYLGLSALVVIIYVTKTFGKDIGASLDKEVDAVTTEWEKGRKDEMAFFEATIKGAKEAQNRAQGQKMLMDAKKENVLMQIEAVYRERAMLVYRAVRGRMDYHIKRYQAVARIHQKWMIGWILENVRKSITPEFEKQALESAIQELSAVAGRVK